One part of the Atribacteraceae bacterium genome encodes these proteins:
- a CDS encoding LptA/OstA family protein: MKVMMGMCKEGWFQWIVSFGLIVLTILGGGGIPVRAQDDTAREVVIRTSLAEYDEETGLLSARGESTITWQDITMICPYLEVDTLKREAHSSGDIRVLWGGKTIVAEKLHFLGKENRATLEEVTGTGADMHLSAGLAAFDFTAEQVSLTGNPILRINDYEMRSDAIRYSFAAQYWEAAPVWLSRQDWEGRADRGMFREGSDSIELVGNARVEREGSLLQGEKITVFHATGRIRVEGDVEITIVD; this comes from the coding sequence ATGAAGGTCATGATGGGAATGTGCAAGGAAGGCTGGTTCCAATGGATCGTTTCGTTCGGGCTGATTGTCCTCACCATCCTAGGTGGGGGCGGTATTCCGGTCAGGGCCCAGGACGATACCGCCCGGGAGGTTGTGATCCGAACGTCATTGGCCGAATATGACGAGGAAACCGGTCTCCTCTCAGCTCGGGGTGAGTCAACGATCACCTGGCAGGATATTACTATGATCTGTCCTTATTTGGAGGTCGATACGCTGAAGCGGGAAGCACATAGTTCTGGCGACATCCGTGTTCTTTGGGGCGGGAAAACCATCGTGGCGGAAAAACTGCATTTTCTGGGAAAAGAGAATCGGGCTACCCTTGAAGAAGTGACCGGGACCGGTGCCGATATGCATTTGTCCGCCGGGTTGGCCGCCTTCGATTTTACCGCTGAACAGGTTTCCCTGACTGGAAATCCCATTCTCAGAATCAATGATTACGAAATGCGTTCCGATGCAATCCGGTATAGTTTTGCCGCCCAGTATTGGGAAGCTGCCCCGGTGTGGCTCTCCCGTCAGGACTGGGAAGGCCGGGCTGATCGAGGGATGTTCCGCGAGGGGAGTGACTCCATCGAACTGGTGGGTAATGCCAGGGTCGAGAGGGAGGGGAGTCTGCTTCAGGGCGAAAAGATTACGGTTTTCCACGCAACGGGTCGGATCCGAGTGGAAGGCGATGTCGAAATAACGATTGTGGATTGA
- a CDS encoding redoxin domain-containing protein has product MKKRRWFIAHALIVGIWVLFLLESPPVLSQEWKAPDFVLPSLEGDRHRLEDYRGRPVAILFFTTWCPFCAQELPALEQFYRESSENEGLAIFAVNVQERSETVRSMVTPLNISYPVLMDQTGQTAMAYRMVALPSTYFIDPQGNLQDMVIGATNPRAFEEKLNQILWYRGVDDQELATLMELTTSLQILDFRTDGENPYSDLPTVRHHVIRDLGVALSHFAPDGVYLILTDHPQESLTIAREMALAGFRRIFYRLAGDREG; this is encoded by the coding sequence ATGAAAAAACGACGATGGTTTATAGCGCACGCACTGATAGTAGGGATCTGGGTATTGTTCTTGCTTGAGTCCCCGCCGGTGTTGTCTCAGGAGTGGAAAGCTCCCGATTTCGTCCTTCCCTCGTTGGAGGGCGACAGGCATCGGCTGGAGGATTACCGGGGACGACCGGTCGCGATCCTCTTTTTTACCACCTGGTGCCCCTTTTGCGCGCAGGAGCTTCCGGCACTCGAGCAGTTTTACCGTGAATCAAGCGAGAACGAGGGGTTGGCCATTTTCGCAGTCAACGTCCAGGAAAGATCGGAGACAGTGCGGTCGATGGTAACTCCGCTGAACATATCCTATCCGGTGCTTATGGATCAAACTGGTCAAACCGCTATGGCCTATCGGATGGTCGCTCTCCCGAGCACCTATTTTATCGATCCGCAGGGTAATCTCCAGGATATGGTAATCGGTGCGACAAATCCGAGGGCATTTGAGGAAAAACTGAATCAAATACTCTGGTACCGGGGAGTCGATGATCAGGAACTCGCAACCCTGATGGAACTGACTACTTCTTTGCAAATCCTGGATTTTCGGACGGATGGTGAGAATCCCTATTCCGACCTGCCGACCGTTAGGCATCATGTAATCCGGGATCTCGGGGTGGCGCTGTCGCACTTTGCTCCGGACGGAGTGTATCTAATTCTGACCGATCATCCGCAAGAGAGCCTGACCATCGCCCGGGAAATGGCCCTGGCTGGATTCCGGAGAATTTTTTATCGGCTTGCCGGCGATCGTGAAGGTTGA